The Virgibacillus phasianinus genome includes a window with the following:
- a CDS encoding type 1 glutamine amidotransferase domain-containing protein encodes MSKTIACVITDKFEDVEYTDPAKAFKEAGHKVVTIEKEKGNKVTGKNGEATVTIDESIDDVNPDNFDALFIPGGFSPDQLRADERFVAFAKHFMDVKKPVFAICHGPQLLITAKTLEGRKATGFKSIQVDMDYAGANVQDEEVVVCDNQLVTSRQPDDIPAFNREALNLLK; translated from the coding sequence ATGAGTAAAACAATAGCATGTGTTATAACAGATAAATTTGAAGACGTGGAATATACTGATCCAGCAAAGGCGTTTAAGGAAGCCGGTCATAAGGTCGTTACCATTGAAAAGGAAAAAGGCAACAAAGTAACTGGTAAAAATGGCGAAGCAACAGTAACCATTGATGAATCCATTGATGATGTAAATCCTGATAACTTTGATGCTCTATTCATTCCGGGCGGTTTTTCTCCGGATCAGCTACGTGCGGATGAACGGTTTGTAGCATTTGCCAAACACTTTATGGATGTGAAAAAGCCAGTATTTGCAATTTGTCATGGACCACAGTTATTAATTACTGCGAAAACACTGGAAGGCAGAAAAGCAACTGGTTTTAAATCAATTCAAGTAGATATGGACTACGCGGGTGCTAATGTTCAAGACGAGGAAGTTGTCGTCTGTGACAATCAGTTAGTAACAAGTCGTCAGCCAGATGATATTCCAGCATTTAACCGTGAAGCATTAAACTTATTGAAATAA
- the tadA gene encoding tRNA adenosine(34) deaminase TadA, with protein sequence MDEVFMQEAINQAMLAKEKNEVPIGAVIVFQNKVIATGHNIRETVQSTLSHAELIAIQEANRKIGSWRLEDCTLYVTLEPCPMCAGAIIQSRIKRVVFGAFDPKAGCAGSLMNLLDDSRFNHLVELKSGVMEKECSQLLSRFFRELRAKRKKGDC encoded by the coding sequence GTGGATGAGGTATTTATGCAAGAAGCGATTAACCAAGCAATGCTGGCAAAAGAAAAAAATGAGGTACCTATTGGCGCGGTCATTGTTTTTCAGAACAAAGTAATTGCAACGGGTCACAATATCCGTGAGACAGTACAATCAACGCTGTCCCATGCTGAACTCATTGCAATTCAGGAGGCGAATCGAAAAATTGGGAGCTGGCGATTAGAAGATTGTACTCTGTATGTCACGTTAGAACCTTGTCCAATGTGTGCTGGCGCCATCATCCAATCCAGAATTAAACGGGTTGTTTTTGGTGCTTTTGATCCTAAGGCGGGATGTGCGGGTTCTTTAATGAATTTGCTGGATGACAGCCGGTTTAATCATTTGGTAGAACTGAAAAGTGGTGTAATGGAGAAAGAATGCAGCCAACTGTTAAGCCGTTTTTTCCGGGAACTGCGGGCGAAAAGGAAAAAAGGTGATTGCTAA
- the dnaX gene encoding DNA polymerase III subunit gamma/tau: MSYQALYRVWRPRSFTDVVGQSHITRTLQNAIEQEKFSHAYLFSGPRGTGKTSAAKIFAKTINCEKAPVREPCNECASCRGIQDGSISDIIEMDAASHTSVEDIREIRDKVKYASSVVPYKVYIIDEVHMISVNAFNALLKTLEEPPKHVVFILATTEPHKIPLTIISRCQRFDFKPITSQAIVERMRAIMEQEEITVSPEALETVALAAEGGMRDALSILDQAISYSGDQVTLQDVLAVTGGVSQQVLTDIVQEMFEHNVQGALKLLDDIIQNGKDPGRFVFDLIYFLRDLLLYQSAPSLEGILERAMIDERFKELSRLVTVDWIQHAIMELNQCQQEIKWSNSPKVFIEIAILSLSANESNQAADEKPVNPVVNDESLQKLANKVDMLEKELEKWKGQAPAANSAPPRESRRTKPRASKNSYKTPYEKIRNVLREAEKSSLKQVQSQWGSFLSSLKTANAPAHATIQDSKPAAASDKALVVAFKYEIHCSLFLDNQETVEAVLAKSIGKELTIIPIPENNWQELRNEYVNKQETTTNQQEETSDPLIEEARKLVGDDLLEIHD; this comes from the coding sequence ATGAGCTATCAAGCATTATATCGTGTATGGCGTCCGCGGAGCTTTACGGATGTCGTGGGACAATCACATATAACACGCACATTGCAAAATGCAATTGAACAGGAAAAGTTTTCGCATGCATATTTATTTTCAGGCCCGCGTGGTACTGGAAAGACAAGTGCTGCCAAAATTTTTGCCAAGACAATTAATTGTGAAAAAGCGCCAGTTCGTGAACCATGCAATGAATGTGCATCATGCCGTGGAATACAGGACGGTTCGATTTCGGACATTATTGAAATGGATGCTGCGTCACATACGAGTGTTGAGGATATCCGAGAAATACGTGACAAGGTGAAATATGCATCAAGTGTCGTTCCCTACAAGGTGTACATTATTGATGAAGTTCATATGATCTCTGTTAACGCTTTTAACGCGCTTTTAAAAACATTGGAAGAGCCGCCTAAACATGTCGTATTTATTTTGGCGACAACTGAACCGCATAAAATCCCGTTAACAATTATTTCCCGTTGTCAGCGCTTTGATTTTAAACCAATTACGAGTCAGGCAATTGTGGAAAGAATGCGTGCGATTATGGAACAGGAAGAAATAACTGTATCACCTGAGGCACTTGAAACAGTGGCATTGGCTGCTGAAGGTGGAATGCGTGATGCTTTAAGTATTCTAGATCAGGCTATATCATACAGCGGGGACCAAGTTACATTACAGGACGTGCTTGCTGTCACAGGTGGCGTTTCACAACAAGTTCTTACAGATATTGTACAAGAAATGTTTGAGCATAATGTTCAGGGTGCGTTGAAGCTGCTCGATGACATTATTCAAAATGGAAAAGACCCAGGCAGGTTTGTATTTGATCTTATTTATTTTCTGCGCGATTTGCTGCTCTATCAAAGCGCTCCGTCGCTGGAAGGAATTCTAGAGCGTGCCATGATCGATGAACGGTTTAAGGAACTTTCCCGTCTTGTCACTGTTGACTGGATTCAGCATGCAATCATGGAGTTGAATCAATGCCAGCAGGAAATTAAATGGAGTAATAGCCCGAAAGTATTTATTGAAATTGCCATTTTAAGTCTTTCTGCAAACGAAAGTAACCAAGCTGCCGACGAGAAGCCTGTGAATCCAGTGGTTAATGATGAATCGCTGCAAAAATTGGCAAATAAAGTGGATATGCTAGAAAAAGAGCTAGAGAAATGGAAGGGCCAGGCACCGGCAGCTAATTCTGCCCCGCCAAGAGAATCAAGGCGAACCAAACCTCGCGCCTCAAAAAATAGCTACAAAACGCCGTACGAAAAAATTCGTAATGTTTTGCGGGAAGCTGAGAAATCTTCCTTAAAACAAGTTCAGTCACAATGGGGATCTTTTTTAAGTTCATTAAAGACGGCAAATGCGCCCGCCCATGCGACAATCCAGGATAGTAAACCTGCTGCAGCGTCTGATAAAGCACTAGTTGTTGCATTTAAATATGAAATACATTGCTCCTTATTTTTAGATAATCAGGAGACAGTTGAAGCTGTTTTAGCAAAGTCAATTGGTAAGGAACTAACCATTATTCCTATCCCAGAAAATAATTGGCAGGAATTGCGAAATGAATATGTAAACAAACAGGAAACAACAACTAACCAACAGGAAGAAACATCAGATCCACTTATTGAAGAAGCAAGAAAGCTTGTTGGAGACGACCTGTTAGAAATTCATGATTAA
- a CDS encoding isochorismatase family cysteine hydrolase — translation MEKSLQDTAVVFIDLINDFNFERGEKLLKHTKEILPHLKKLKNHARENNIPVIYVNDHYGLWQADYHKIIDQCMNDKSQEIITEVKPDQNDYFLIKPKHSAFFQTPLQSLLLELGKTNLILAGIAGDICILFTAKDAYMYEYSLEVPENCTASNEEQGNEYALYLMRSVMDAKTDAI, via the coding sequence ATGGAAAAATCTCTGCAAGATACAGCTGTTGTTTTTATTGATTTAATTAATGACTTTAATTTTGAACGTGGTGAAAAACTTCTGAAGCATACAAAAGAAATCTTACCCCATTTAAAAAAACTTAAAAACCATGCTAGGGAAAATAATATCCCAGTCATTTACGTAAATGATCATTATGGGCTATGGCAAGCAGATTATCATAAGATTATTGACCAATGTATGAATGATAAAAGTCAAGAAATAATCACTGAAGTGAAGCCTGATCAGAACGATTACTTCCTAATTAAACCAAAGCACTCTGCTTTCTTTCAAACTCCTTTACAGTCTTTACTGTTAGAACTTGGAAAAACTAACCTCATCTTAGCGGGTATTGCTGGTGACATATGTATTTTATTTACAGCCAAAGATGCTTATATGTACGAATATTCTCTTGAAGTCCCCGAAAATTGTACAGCTTCGAATGAAGAACAGGGGAATGAATACGCTTTGTACTTAATGCGCTCCGTTATGGATGCAAAAACCGACGCTATTTAA
- a CDS encoding glycoside hydrolase family 18 protein, translated as MQIHVVKQGDTIFNIANTYNTPMETIINANELEAPGSLVIGQSLVIPIYGQFYFVQSGDSLTSIANRFNIPLQELARINNIPVNNQLPVGFRLYIPPQPEPPIVSNAYIEPYGDTVSSTLETAARKISPLLTYLTPFSYTVNRDGSLEAPPLDDFKTIADNNNTALMLTVTNLENGAFSAELGHIILTVQAVQNKLLDNIVNIATTVGFTDVHFDFEFLPPDDREAYNSFLRKAKERLSQAGLLLSTALAPKTSASQTGAWYEAHDYAAHGEIVDFVVLMTYEWGYSGGPPLAVSPINKVREVVEFALSVMPSDKILLGQNLYGYDWTLPYVEGGEMAKALSPQQTIALARKQNVAIEYDQEAQAPHFNYYDAQGNEHEVWSEDARSIQAKFNLIKELNLLGISYWKLGLAFPQNWLLLQANFNITKKE; from the coding sequence ATGCAGATTCACGTAGTCAAACAAGGGGATACCATTTTTAATATAGCAAATACATATAACACGCCTATGGAAACAATCATTAACGCTAACGAATTAGAGGCCCCCGGATCACTTGTAATTGGGCAGAGCCTTGTAATACCAATTTATGGACAATTTTACTTTGTCCAAAGCGGGGACAGCCTAACTTCTATTGCAAATAGGTTTAATATACCCCTTCAAGAACTTGCCCGGATTAATAATATTCCTGTTAACAACCAGCTGCCTGTTGGATTCCGATTATATATCCCGCCACAGCCAGAACCGCCTATCGTATCGAATGCCTACATTGAACCATATGGAGACACCGTATCCAGTACACTGGAAACTGCCGCTAGAAAAATATCGCCTTTACTAACATATTTAACACCTTTCAGCTATACCGTCAATCGTGACGGGAGCTTAGAAGCGCCGCCGCTTGATGATTTCAAAACTATTGCTGACAATAACAATACAGCATTGATGCTTACCGTTACCAATCTGGAAAATGGTGCATTCAGTGCAGAGCTCGGTCATATCATTTTAACGGTTCAGGCTGTTCAGAACAAACTGCTGGATAACATCGTTAACATTGCAACTACAGTTGGCTTTACAGATGTGCATTTTGATTTTGAATTTTTACCACCTGATGACCGTGAAGCTTATAACAGCTTTTTAAGAAAAGCAAAAGAACGGTTATCACAGGCCGGATTACTTCTATCTACTGCACTTGCACCGAAGACTAGTGCATCGCAGACCGGGGCATGGTATGAAGCCCATGATTATGCAGCACACGGGGAAATCGTTGACTTCGTTGTATTGATGACCTATGAATGGGGTTACAGTGGAGGACCGCCATTAGCTGTTTCGCCAATTAATAAAGTCCGTGAGGTTGTTGAATTTGCCTTGTCTGTAATGCCCTCTGACAAGATTCTACTAGGTCAGAATTTATATGGTTATGACTGGACACTGCCATATGTAGAGGGAGGAGAAATGGCAAAAGCTCTTAGCCCGCAACAGACAATCGCCCTAGCACGCAAGCAAAATGTTGCCATTGAATACGACCAGGAGGCACAAGCACCACATTTCAACTATTACGATGCACAAGGCAATGAGCATGAAGTGTGGTCTGAAGACGCAAGATCCATCCAGGCAAAATTTAATTTGATTAAAGAATTGAATTTACTTGGCATTAGTTACTGGAAGCTTGGATTGGCATTTCCGCAAAATTGGTTATTGCTACAGGCCAATTTTAACATTACTAAAAAAGAATAG